A window of Streptomyces sp. NBC_01224 genomic DNA:
CCTCAGACCTCGACCCCCGTCGCGAGTTCCTGTCGCACCCGTGCCGCGGCGCCGACCGGTACGGCGTCGGACCCCAGGGCGGCCCTGACCAGCCGGACAGGGTGGCCGCTGACCGGCGGGTCGGCGGCCAGTGACGTCAGGATGAGGGGTTCCAACAGGGGCCAGGCGCGACTGACCCCGCCGCCGACCACCACCGTGGTGATGTCCACGACGCCCGCTGTCATCACGATCGCCCGGGCGATCCCGGCACCGGCGGCCCGGTACACCGCGAGGGCGTCCTGGTCACCGTGGCCGGCGGCCTGTGCGACCTCGCGGGCGGTCAGCCGGCGGCCGGTGCGGTCCGCGTAACGGGCGCCGATGGAACGGCCGGAGGCCAGGGTCTCCAGATGGCCGCGGCCGCCGCACGAGCAGAGCAGATCACCGAAGCCGGGGATGTGCCCGATCTCGCCGGCCGCGCCGTGCGGCCCGGCGAACAGTGCGCCGCCGGTCCACAGAGCGCCGCCGACCCCGGTGCCCAGCGTCATCCCGAGGACGTCCGACTCGCCGCGCACTGCGCCGCCGGACGCCTCCCCGTAGAGGAAGGCGTTGACGTCGTTGTCCAGGAACGCCGGGACACCCAGCGCCTCCTCGACGGCGTCCGTCACCGCGAAGCCGGCCCAGCCGGTGAAGGAGTCGCTGGCCACCAGGATGCGACCGGTGGCGGAGTCCACCACACCGGCTGCGCCGACCCCGCAACCGACGAGGCGGCCGGGGGTGCGCTCCAGCAGCGGGGCCAGCGCGCCCAGGGCCGCGCCGATCATGGCCCGGCCGCCGTCGGCCGCCGGGGTCGCCACCTCCGCGCGGTCCAGTACGGTCAGGTCCTCGGCGCAGACCACCACCTGGGTCGTGGTGCCGCCGATGTCCACTCCGGCGAAGAGCGTACGGTCACAAAAGCTCATACCTGTGCCTCCGTCCGGCCGGCCGCGAGGGTGGCCAGACGTTCGGCTCTGCGGCCGCGCTGGATCACCGGGTCGGGCACCGGCACGGCGGCCAGCAGCCGGCGGGTGTAGTCGGTCTCCGGGTGCAGCAGGGTTGCCCCGGTGGGGCCCTGCTCCTCGATCCGGCCGGCCCGCATCACCACGACGCGCTGCGCGAAGTGCTGTACGACGGCCAGGTCGTGGGAGACGAAGAGACAGGCGAAGCCCAGCTCGTGCTGGAGCTCGGAGATCACTTCGAGCACCGCCTCCTGCACGCTCACGTCGAGCGCGCTGGTGGGCTCGTCGGCGACCAGCAGCCGGGGCTCCAGGACCAGGGCGCGGGCCAGGCTGACCCGCTGGCGCTGACCGCCGGACAGCTCCCGGGGGGCGCGCCGGGCGAGTTCACGCGGCAGCCGGACCCGGTCGAGGACGTCGGCGACCTTGCTCCGGCGGTCCTTGGCGGAGAGCTCGCGGCGGTGCACCCTGAGCGGCTCGGCGACGCATTCGCCGACCGTCATCCGGGCGTCCAGCGAGGCCACCGGGTCCTGGAGGACCACACCGATACCGGCTCGCAGCGCCCGGCGGGCCCGGGACCGGGTGCGGCCCAGGTCGCTGCCGAACAGCGAGACGGTGCCGGAACTCGGCGGGATCAGACCGAGCGCGACCCGGGACGCGGTCGACTTGCCGGAGCCCGACTCGCCCACCAGGCCCAGGGTCTCCCCGGCGTGTACGGCGAGCGAGACCCCGTCCAGGGCGCGCACGGCGCCCTTGCCACGGCCGAACACCACGGAGATGTCGCGGAGTTCGACCACCGGGTCGGTGTCCGGGCGGGCGGCGGCGGCCGGCGCGGCCGGCCGGCCCGCCTCGGCGACCGACAGCCGGGGCACCGCGGCCAGTAGCCGCTCGGTGTACTCGTGGGACGGGCGCAGCAGTACGTCCTCGACCGGTCCGGTCTCCACGATCTCGCCGTGGTACATCACGGCGACCCGGTCGGCGAAGTCCGCGACCACGCCCATGTTGTGGGTGACCAGCAGGACGCCGGTGCCGGTCTCGACGGCGAGCCGGCGCAGCAGGTCGAGGATCTCGGCCTGCACCGTGACGTCCAGCGCGGTGGTCGGCTCGTCGGCTATCAGCAGGGCCGGTTCGTTGGCGATGGCCATGGCGATGACCACCCGCTGGCGCTGTCCGCCGGAGAGCTGGAAGGGGTAGGCGGTGGCCCGCCTCTCCGGCTCCGGGATGCCGACCTTGCGGAGGAGTTCGACGGCTTCGGCGGCGGCCTCCTTGGCGGACACCTTGCGGTGGTTGCGGATCACCTCGGCGATCTGCCTGCCGATCCGGGTCAGCGGGTCGAGCGCGGTGGCCGGCTCCTGGAACACCATGGAGACGGTCCGGCCACGCAGCGCCGCCAGGTCGGCCTCGCGGGCACCGACCACCTGGTTGCCGGCGATGGTGGCGCTGCCGGTGGCACGGGCGTTGCCGGCCAGCAGGCCCATCGCGGCCAGCGCGATGGTGGACTTGCCGGAACCCGACTCGCCGACCAGGGCGAGCGTCTCGCCGGGGCGGACGTGCAGGGAGACACCTCGTACGGCCGGCACCTTGCCGGTCTCGGTGGTGAAGACGACACCGAGGTCGTCGAGTTCGAGAATCGGCCCGGCCTGCGGGGCGGCGGAGCCCTGGGTGGCGGTCATCCGCGTCCCCTCACGTCGAATGCGTCGCGGAGTCCGTCCCCGATCGCGTTGAACGCCCACACCACCAGGATGATGGCCAGGCCCGGCGGCAGGATGAGCCACCAGTAGCCGGAGTAGGCGGCGGTGAGACCGGCCGAGAGCATGCCGCCCCAGTCGGTGGCCGGCGGCTGGACGCCCAGGCCCAGGTAGGAGACGTAGGCGACCAGCAGGATGGCGTCGGCGATCTGGAAGGTGGCCGCGACGATGATGGTCGAGACCGAGTTCGGCAGGATGTGCCGGGTGATCGCCCGGGCGTGCGTCCCGCCGATGGCCCGCAGCGTCAGGACGTAGTCGCGGTTCTTCAGGGAGAGCGTCTCGGCCCTGATCAGCCGGGACGGCACCAGCCAGGAGACGAAGCCCAGGATGACGATCAGTCCGGTCAGACCCGGGGTGGTGATGGCGGAAACCACCAGCAGGATGAAGAGCGCCGGGATGGCGATCCCCGCGTCCACGATCCGCATCATCACTGCGTCGACCCAGCCGCCCGCGTAGCCGGCGACGGCGCCCCACAGGGTGCCGATCACGGTGGCCAGGATGCCTGCGGCGAGGCCGACGATCAGCGACACCTTGCCGCCGTACATCAGCCGGCCCAGCTCGTCGTGGCCGACGGCGTCGGTGCCGAGCCAGTGCGAGCCGCTGGGGGCGAGGTTGACCTGCTGGAGCATCGTGTGGGTCTGGTCGGTGGAGTACACCAGCGGACCGGCGAAGCAGAGCAGGAAGAAGAGGACCACGACGCCGAGCCCGACCACGGCGAGCCGGTTGCGCAGGAAGCGCCGGACGGCGAGCCGGGTGCCGGACGCCGTGGCGGCGGCGGTGGCCGTGCCGGGCGCCTGGCCCGGCTGGATGGCGGCGCTCATGCCCGGCCTGCCTTCACTCGGGGGTCGATGATCCGCTGGACGATGTCGGCGAGCAGCGTGCCGACCACCGTG
This region includes:
- a CDS encoding ROK family protein, translated to MSFCDRTLFAGVDIGGTTTQVVVCAEDLTVLDRAEVATPAADGGRAMIGAALGALAPLLERTPGRLVGCGVGAAGVVDSATGRILVASDSFTGWAGFAVTDAVEEALGVPAFLDNDVNAFLYGEASGGAVRGESDVLGMTLGTGVGGALWTGGALFAGPHGAAGEIGHIPGFGDLLCSCGGRGHLETLASGRSIGARYADRTGRRLTAREVAQAAGHGDQDALAVYRAAGAGIARAIVMTAGVVDITTVVVGGGVSRAWPLLEPLILTSLAADPPVSGHPVRLVRAALGSDAVPVGAAARVRQELATGVEV
- a CDS encoding ABC transporter ATP-binding protein; amino-acid sequence: MTATQGSAAPQAGPILELDDLGVVFTTETGKVPAVRGVSLHVRPGETLALVGESGSGKSTIALAAMGLLAGNARATGSATIAGNQVVGAREADLAALRGRTVSMVFQEPATALDPLTRIGRQIAEVIRNHRKVSAKEAAAEAVELLRKVGIPEPERRATAYPFQLSGGQRQRVVIAMAIANEPALLIADEPTTALDVTVQAEILDLLRRLAVETGTGVLLVTHNMGVVADFADRVAVMYHGEIVETGPVEDVLLRPSHEYTERLLAAVPRLSVAEAGRPAAPAAAARPDTDPVVELRDISVVFGRGKGAVRALDGVSLAVHAGETLGLVGESGSGKSTASRVALGLIPPSSGTVSLFGSDLGRTRSRARRALRAGIGVVLQDPVASLDARMTVGECVAEPLRVHRRELSAKDRRSKVADVLDRVRLPRELARRAPRELSGGQRQRVSLARALVLEPRLLVADEPTSALDVSVQEAVLEVISELQHELGFACLFVSHDLAVVQHFAQRVVVMRAGRIEEQGPTGATLLHPETDYTRRLLAAVPVPDPVIQRGRRAERLATLAAGRTEAQV
- a CDS encoding ABC transporter permease; the protein is MSAAIQPGQAPGTATAAATASGTRLAVRRFLRNRLAVVGLGVVVLFFLLCFAGPLVYSTDQTHTMLQQVNLAPSGSHWLGTDAVGHDELGRLMYGGKVSLIVGLAAGILATVIGTLWGAVAGYAGGWVDAVMMRIVDAGIAIPALFILLVVSAITTPGLTGLIVILGFVSWLVPSRLIRAETLSLKNRDYVLTLRAIGGTHARAITRHILPNSVSTIIVAATFQIADAILLVAYVSYLGLGVQPPATDWGGMLSAGLTAAYSGYWWLILPPGLAIILVVWAFNAIGDGLRDAFDVRGRG